A part of Thiomicrorhabdus sediminis genomic DNA contains:
- a CDS encoding HAD family hydrolase gives MSIKCVLFDLDGTLLDTSMDFTQALKKTCMEFNQPVLNYQHVRNSVSKGGLAMTKLAFPHLEGDALEEKRQRFLQHYLTDIDTHTQLFPGLLKGLQHLADNNIAWGIVTNKPQHLTKQLLQSFNFPSQPKSIVAGDTLSVRKPDPAPMFLAAEQCGVKPEECIYIGDHPRDIEAGINAKMLTGAALFGYLPEEASEKDWPADVFFHTPAEISEFIITKLNIA, from the coding sequence ATGAGCATTAAATGCGTTCTTTTTGATTTAGACGGTACCCTTCTGGATACCTCTATGGATTTCACCCAAGCTTTGAAAAAAACCTGCATGGAATTCAATCAGCCGGTTTTAAATTATCAGCACGTCCGCAACTCGGTTTCCAAGGGTGGTTTGGCGATGACCAAACTGGCTTTTCCACACCTTGAAGGCGACGCCCTTGAAGAAAAGCGCCAGCGTTTTCTGCAACATTATCTGACTGATATCGATACCCATACTCAGTTATTCCCTGGTCTACTTAAAGGTTTACAGCATCTGGCTGATAATAATATCGCTTGGGGTATTGTCACCAACAAGCCACAGCACCTGACAAAACAGTTATTGCAGTCATTTAACTTTCCTAGTCAGCCAAAAAGCATTGTTGCCGGCGATACCCTATCGGTTCGCAAACCCGATCCGGCACCGATGTTTTTGGCTGCCGAGCAGTGCGGGGTAAAACCGGAAGAGTGTATTTATATTGGCGACCACCCACGCGATATCGAGGCTGGCATTAATGCCAAAATGCTGACCGGCGCCGCACTGTTCGGTTACCTACCGGAAGAAGCGAGTGAAAAAGACTGGCCGGCGGACGTTTTTTTCCATACCCCGGCGGAAATCAGTGAATTCATTATCACAAAGCTGAATATTGCATAG
- a CDS encoding ABC transporter ATP-binding protein, producing MSSVNEPIQTVTNQNQLPAKVLDVKGLSLHVGDKCLIDNISFDINQAEIFALVGESGSGKSLTSLAVMRLLPEAIQVSSGDVVLDRIDVFSQTESQMQTIRGKRVAMIFQEPMTSLNPVMKVGDQVAEVLRRHLGLKSKAARLSVVELFEEVGIPDADARYDWYPHQLSGGQKQRVMIAMALACEPDLLIADEPTTALDVTIQAQVLDLLKSIRDARGLSILFITHDMGVVYEMADRVAVMKQGKIIEMADKNQFFSAASQPYTQQLLSDAIPAQELKSVEDKAPLLTLNELKVHFPVKKGIFQRTVGHVKAVDGVSLSIAKGQTLALVGESGSGKSTIGQAILKLVNQTDGAVTFIDNENVINLSDLSERQMKPLRKKIQVIFQDPFSALNPRMTISEIIREGMVSLKVGEPTKVWQDQRIDELLSQVGLDIEAKYRYPHEFSGGQRQRIGIARALAVEPELIICDEPTSALDVSVRAQVLKLLDELQQKYQLSYLFITHDLSIIPSIAHQVAVMQKGKIVEQGTVAEVMHNPQHDYTKQLLASAPELIRKAISA from the coding sequence AATCAGTTACCTGCAAAGGTGCTCGATGTCAAAGGCTTGAGTCTGCATGTTGGTGATAAGTGCCTGATCGATAATATCAGTTTTGATATCAATCAGGCAGAGATATTCGCATTGGTCGGGGAATCCGGTAGTGGTAAATCATTGACCTCGTTGGCAGTGATGCGTTTGCTGCCAGAAGCGATTCAAGTGAGTTCAGGCGATGTGGTTTTAGATCGGATCGATGTGTTTTCGCAGACCGAATCACAAATGCAGACTATTCGCGGTAAGCGTGTGGCGATGATTTTTCAGGAGCCGATGACTTCACTTAATCCGGTGATGAAAGTGGGGGATCAGGTCGCTGAAGTGTTGCGCCGTCATTTGGGTTTGAAAAGCAAAGCCGCACGCTTGAGCGTGGTGGAACTGTTTGAAGAGGTGGGTATTCCCGATGCCGATGCCCGTTATGACTGGTATCCGCATCAACTCTCCGGTGGTCAAAAACAACGAGTGATGATCGCCATGGCTTTGGCCTGTGAACCGGACCTGTTGATTGCCGATGAACCGACTACCGCTTTGGATGTGACCATTCAGGCGCAAGTATTGGATTTATTAAAGTCGATTCGAGATGCGCGTGGTCTATCGATTTTGTTTATCACCCACGATATGGGAGTGGTGTATGAAATGGCAGACCGTGTTGCGGTGATGAAACAAGGTAAAATCATCGAGATGGCGGATAAAAATCAGTTTTTTAGTGCCGCCAGCCAGCCTTATACCCAGCAACTGTTAAGTGATGCCATTCCCGCCCAAGAGTTGAAATCTGTGGAAGACAAGGCGCCATTATTGACCTTGAACGAGCTTAAGGTGCATTTTCCGGTGAAAAAAGGCATTTTCCAGCGCACGGTTGGTCATGTTAAGGCGGTGGATGGCGTGAGCCTTAGTATTGCCAAGGGGCAGACGCTAGCATTGGTGGGAGAGTCGGGTTCCGGTAAAAGCACTATCGGGCAGGCGATTCTTAAATTGGTCAATCAAACGGATGGCGCCGTCACTTTTATCGATAATGAGAATGTCATCAATCTATCCGATTTGTCGGAAAGACAGATGAAACCTTTGCGTAAAAAGATTCAGGTCATTTTCCAAGACCCGTTTTCCGCCCTTAACCCGCGAATGACCATTAGCGAGATTATTCGCGAGGGTATGGTGAGCCTGAAAGTCGGTGAGCCAACTAAGGTGTGGCAAGACCAGCGTATTGATGAGCTGTTGAGCCAGGTTGGTTTGGATATTGAAGCCAAATACCGTTATCCGCACGAGTTTTCCGGAGGACAGCGCCAGCGTATCGGTATTGCTCGCGCCTTGGCGGTAGAGCCTGAATTGATTATCTGCGATGAGCCAACCAGCGCCTTGGATGTCTCGGTGCGCGCACAGGTATTAAAGCTGCTCGATGAATTGCAGCAGAAATATCAATTGTCGTATCTATTCATTACCCATGATCTATCGATTATCCCGTCTATCGCACATCAGGTCGCGGTAATGCAAAAAGGTAAGATTGTCGAACAGGGTACGGTGGCTGAGGTCATGCATAATCCGCAGCATGACTACACCAAGCAACTATTGGCATCGGCTCCGGAACTGATTCGTAAAGCGATTTCGGCTTAA
- a CDS encoding SDR family NAD(P)-dependent oxidoreductase has translation MKTYLITGAAQGLGKALANALIQANHQVILLDKELKRLNAFYDEIAASDMNIDLVALYPMDLLGANIENYKEFHNILKQEYGQLDGVFLNAAILPAFTPIEHFDYTQWYEVLHTNLNANFHLIQQTLPLLRNAENGALVAIGDNNINKHPAYYGAYGVAKAGLKQLMTSTAYENRNSGINCYFAELESFATEARGRLFPGENPNDLNQVEDIAEFILGTILEKQETTETVDFGVIEKL, from the coding sequence ATGAAAACCTATCTCATCACCGGTGCCGCACAAGGACTGGGTAAAGCTTTAGCAAACGCGTTAATCCAAGCTAACCACCAAGTTATTCTATTGGATAAGGAACTGAAACGCCTGAATGCCTTTTATGATGAGATAGCCGCTTCAGATATGAATATCGACTTGGTTGCTTTGTATCCTATGGATCTGCTCGGTGCCAATATCGAAAACTACAAGGAATTTCACAATATTCTTAAGCAGGAATACGGTCAACTTGACGGTGTCTTTTTGAATGCGGCGATTTTGCCGGCTTTCACACCAATCGAGCATTTTGACTACACGCAATGGTATGAAGTCCTGCACACCAATCTAAATGCCAACTTCCATTTGATTCAACAAACCCTACCCTTGCTAAGAAACGCTGAAAATGGCGCATTGGTGGCGATTGGTGATAACAATATCAATAAACACCCGGCTTACTACGGTGCCTACGGTGTTGCCAAAGCCGGCTTGAAACAACTCATGACCAGCACCGCCTATGAAAACCGTAATAGCGGAATTAACTGTTATTTCGCCGAACTGGAAAGCTTCGCCACCGAAGCGCGCGGTCGTTTATTTCCGGGTGAAAACCCGAATGACTTGAATCAGGTTGAAGATATCGCTGAATTTATTTTAGGTACCATTTTGGAAAAACAGGAAACAACTGAAACTGTTGATTTTGGTGTAATTGAAAAGCTTTAA